Proteins encoded in a region of the Zea mays cultivar B73 chromosome 4, Zm-B73-REFERENCE-NAM-5.0, whole genome shotgun sequence genome:
- the LOC100502399 gene encoding uncharacterized protein isoform X1, translating to MIGTSTRLPPTQRLVEIKAVAEQFHFKISTLLLHAGKAVEAITWFRKHIRSYARVLGTPEVAFLHWEWFSRQFLVFGELIETTSTTIPDTLSPRFGTADYGLTEWEFQPAYYYQLAATYLREKRYAIECSSSMANLTTEVNGVPESVMPSVYVGQYVRLFEQGDTVSILPLSDTEYTSYALSEAERFQDSYEIIALFRKAYESFQSLGATRIASVCSGGMAMEYYAAGDFSNAKQLFDNVAGLYRKEGWTTLLWENLGYLRECSMKLNSPKDFISYSLEMAALPLFSRSEEENRENKIKSGPAGSPTISRRENIQQEVINVLERNQSSEGTDDGFNNAMEEVTHLDIDQISSLRMVLTTSVAFLDQSVKPGSPLLVSVSLLSHLPSPVVVDQLEVQFNQSDCNFVIHSRQEDSPPFYSNLHDQVVQDTSLTLFTNRWMRLTHEAKSGQSGKLECLSVKATIKKMPCDLLPR from the exons ATGATTGGAACTTCGACAAGGTTGCCTCCAACCCAACGCCTAGTTGAGATAAAAGCAGTTGCCGAGCAATTTCACTTTAAGATATCGACCTTGCTACTTCATGCTGGGAAAGCGGTAGAAGCAATCACATGGTTCCGTAAGCATATCAGAAGCTATGCACGGGTTCTTGGAACACCAGAAGTTGCTTTTCTTCACTGGGAATGGTTTAGCCGGCAGTTCCTCGTCTTTGGTGAGTTGATAGAAACAACATCTACAACTATTCCAGATACATTATCTCCTAGATTTGGCACTGCAGACTATGGATTGACTGAGTGGGAATTTCAGCCAGCATACTACTATCAG TTAGCGGCAACTTACTTGAGAGAGAAGAGGTATGCCATCGAATGTTCATCATCAATGGCTAATCTTACAACAGAAGTTAATGGAGTACCTGAGTCAGTAATGCCTTCTGTATATGTTGGCCAATATGTGCGCTTGTTTGAGCAAGGAGATACAGTTAGTATACTACC CCTTTCTGATACTGAATACACCAGCTATGCTTTGTCAGAAGCTGAAAGATTTCAAGATTCTTATGAGATAATAGCACTGTTCAGAAAAGCTTATGAATCATTTCAGAGCCTAGGTGCTACAAGAATCGCTTCTGTCTGTAGCGGTGGAATGGCCATGGAATATTATGCAGCTGGGGATTTTAGCAATGCAAAACAGCTTTTTGATAATGTTGCTGGTCTGTACCGCAAAGAGGGTTGGACCACTTTGCTCTGGGAGAACCTAGGATACTTGAGAGAGTGCTCAATGAAACTTAATTCCCCAAAGGATTTTATCAGTTATTCCCTAGAGATGGCTGCATTACCATTATTTTCTCGTAGTGAAGAGGAAAATCGAGAAAACAAAATTAAGAGTGGGCCTGCAGGTTCCCCTACCATTTCCAGGAGAGAGAATATACAGCAGGAAGTTATTAATGTTTTGGAAAGAAATCAGTCATCAGAGGGAACCGATGATGGATTTAATAATGCGATGGAAGAAGTTACTCACCTTGATATTGATCAGATAAGTTCGCTAAGAATGGTACTTACTACGTCTGTTGCTTTTCTTGATCAATCTGTAAAACCTGGTTCACCTTTGCTTGTCAGCGTGTCACTCTTATCTCATCTTCCTTCTCCAGTTGTGGTTGATCAGTTGGAGGTTCAATTCAATCAATCTGACTGTAACTTTGTGATACATAGTAGACAGGAAGATTCTCCTCCTTTCTATTCAAATTTGCATGACCAAGTTGTTCAAGATACTTCTCTTACACTCTTCACCAATAGATGGATGCGGTTGACACATGAAGCAAAATCAG
- the LOC100502399 gene encoding uncharacterized protein isoform X3 produces the protein MIGTSTRLPPTQRLVEIKAVAEQFHFKISTLLLHAGKAVEAITWFRKHIRSYARVLGTPEVAFLHWEWFSRQFLVFGELIETTSTTIPDTLSPRFGTADYGLTEWEFQPAYYYQLAATYLREKRYAIECSSSMANLTTEVNGVPESVMPSVYVGQYVRLFEQGDTVSILPLSDTEYTSYALSEAERFQDSYEIIALFRKAYESFQSLGATRIASVCSGGMAMEYYAAGDFSNAKQLFDNVAGLYRKEGWTTLLWENLGYLRECSMKLNSPKDFISYSLEMAALPLFSRSEEENRENKIKSGPAGSPTISRRENIQQEVINVLERNQSSEGTDDGFNNAMEEVTHLDIDQISSLRMVLTTSVAFLDQSVKPGSPLLVSVSLLSHLPSPVVVDQLEVQFNQSDCNFVIHSRQEDSPPFYSNLHDQVVQDTSLTLFTNRWMRLTHEAKSGYNNILHRTGGG, from the exons ATGATTGGAACTTCGACAAGGTTGCCTCCAACCCAACGCCTAGTTGAGATAAAAGCAGTTGCCGAGCAATTTCACTTTAAGATATCGACCTTGCTACTTCATGCTGGGAAAGCGGTAGAAGCAATCACATGGTTCCGTAAGCATATCAGAAGCTATGCACGGGTTCTTGGAACACCAGAAGTTGCTTTTCTTCACTGGGAATGGTTTAGCCGGCAGTTCCTCGTCTTTGGTGAGTTGATAGAAACAACATCTACAACTATTCCAGATACATTATCTCCTAGATTTGGCACTGCAGACTATGGATTGACTGAGTGGGAATTTCAGCCAGCATACTACTATCAG TTAGCGGCAACTTACTTGAGAGAGAAGAGGTATGCCATCGAATGTTCATCATCAATGGCTAATCTTACAACAGAAGTTAATGGAGTACCTGAGTCAGTAATGCCTTCTGTATATGTTGGCCAATATGTGCGCTTGTTTGAGCAAGGAGATACAGTTAGTATACTACC CCTTTCTGATACTGAATACACCAGCTATGCTTTGTCAGAAGCTGAAAGATTTCAAGATTCTTATGAGATAATAGCACTGTTCAGAAAAGCTTATGAATCATTTCAGAGCCTAGGTGCTACAAGAATCGCTTCTGTCTGTAGCGGTGGAATGGCCATGGAATATTATGCAGCTGGGGATTTTAGCAATGCAAAACAGCTTTTTGATAATGTTGCTGGTCTGTACCGCAAAGAGGGTTGGACCACTTTGCTCTGGGAGAACCTAGGATACTTGAGAGAGTGCTCAATGAAACTTAATTCCCCAAAGGATTTTATCAGTTATTCCCTAGAGATGGCTGCATTACCATTATTTTCTCGTAGTGAAGAGGAAAATCGAGAAAACAAAATTAAGAGTGGGCCTGCAGGTTCCCCTACCATTTCCAGGAGAGAGAATATACAGCAGGAAGTTATTAATGTTTTGGAAAGAAATCAGTCATCAGAGGGAACCGATGATGGATTTAATAATGCGATGGAAGAAGTTACTCACCTTGATATTGATCAGATAAGTTCGCTAAGAATGGTACTTACTACGTCTGTTGCTTTTCTTGATCAATCTGTAAAACCTGGTTCACCTTTGCTTGTCAGCGTGTCACTCTTATCTCATCTTCCTTCTCCAGTTGTGGTTGATCAGTTGGAGGTTCAATTCAATCAATCTGACTGTAACTTTGTGATACATAGTAGACAGGAAGATTCTCCTCCTTTCTATTCAAATTTGCATGACCAAGTTGTTCAAGATACTTCTCTTACACTCTTCACCAATAGATGGATGCGGTTGACACATGAAGCAAAATCAG
- the LOC100502399 gene encoding uncharacterized protein isoform X2 produces the protein MIGTSTRLPPTQRLVEIKAVAEQFHFKISTLLLHAGKAVEAITWFRKHIRSYARVLGTPEVAFLHWEWFSRQFLVFGELIETTSTTIPDTLSPRFGTADYGLTEWEFQPAYYYQLAATYLREKRYAIECSSSMANLTTEVNGVPESVMPSVYVGQYVRLFEQGDTVSILPLSDTEYTSYALSEAERFQDSYEIIALFRKAYESFQSLGATRIASVCSGGMAMEYYAAGDFSNAKQLFDNVAGLYRKEGWTTLLWENLGYLRECSMKLNSPKDFISYSLEMAALPLFSRSEEENRENKIKSGPAGSPTISRRENIQQEVINVLERNQSSEGTDDGFNNAMEEVTHLDIDQISSLRMVLTTSVAFLDQSVKPGSPLLVSVSLLSHLPSPVVVDQLEVQFNQSDCNFVIHSRQEDSPPFYSNLHDQVVQDTSLTLFTNRWMRLTHEAKSEWKTRMFVCEGDNKKNAL, from the exons ATGATTGGAACTTCGACAAGGTTGCCTCCAACCCAACGCCTAGTTGAGATAAAAGCAGTTGCCGAGCAATTTCACTTTAAGATATCGACCTTGCTACTTCATGCTGGGAAAGCGGTAGAAGCAATCACATGGTTCCGTAAGCATATCAGAAGCTATGCACGGGTTCTTGGAACACCAGAAGTTGCTTTTCTTCACTGGGAATGGTTTAGCCGGCAGTTCCTCGTCTTTGGTGAGTTGATAGAAACAACATCTACAACTATTCCAGATACATTATCTCCTAGATTTGGCACTGCAGACTATGGATTGACTGAGTGGGAATTTCAGCCAGCATACTACTATCAG TTAGCGGCAACTTACTTGAGAGAGAAGAGGTATGCCATCGAATGTTCATCATCAATGGCTAATCTTACAACAGAAGTTAATGGAGTACCTGAGTCAGTAATGCCTTCTGTATATGTTGGCCAATATGTGCGCTTGTTTGAGCAAGGAGATACAGTTAGTATACTACC CCTTTCTGATACTGAATACACCAGCTATGCTTTGTCAGAAGCTGAAAGATTTCAAGATTCTTATGAGATAATAGCACTGTTCAGAAAAGCTTATGAATCATTTCAGAGCCTAGGTGCTACAAGAATCGCTTCTGTCTGTAGCGGTGGAATGGCCATGGAATATTATGCAGCTGGGGATTTTAGCAATGCAAAACAGCTTTTTGATAATGTTGCTGGTCTGTACCGCAAAGAGGGTTGGACCACTTTGCTCTGGGAGAACCTAGGATACTTGAGAGAGTGCTCAATGAAACTTAATTCCCCAAAGGATTTTATCAGTTATTCCCTAGAGATGGCTGCATTACCATTATTTTCTCGTAGTGAAGAGGAAAATCGAGAAAACAAAATTAAGAGTGGGCCTGCAGGTTCCCCTACCATTTCCAGGAGAGAGAATATACAGCAGGAAGTTATTAATGTTTTGGAAAGAAATCAGTCATCAGAGGGAACCGATGATGGATTTAATAATGCGATGGAAGAAGTTACTCACCTTGATATTGATCAGATAAGTTCGCTAAGAATGGTACTTACTACGTCTGTTGCTTTTCTTGATCAATCTGTAAAACCTGGTTCACCTTTGCTTGTCAGCGTGTCACTCTTATCTCATCTTCCTTCTCCAGTTGTGGTTGATCAGTTGGAGGTTCAATTCAATCAATCTGACTGTAACTTTGTGATACATAGTAGACAGGAAGATTCTCCTCCTTTCTATTCAAATTTGCATGACCAAGTTGTTCAAGATACTTCTCTTACACTCTTCACCAATAGATGGATGCGGTTGACACATGAAGCAAAATCAG